The Arachis duranensis cultivar V14167 chromosome 9, aradu.V14167.gnm2.J7QH, whole genome shotgun sequence genomic sequence AGAAGCAAGCACGTGGGCCTCTGGAAACTACCTGCGTGACCTGTTCGTGGTGCTCTTACTATCTAACAACGTTGTAAGACCCGAGGTTGTTTGGGAGTAGTGTTACCATGTATTGTCCGAGGATATCTTATTCTGTCATAGAAAAAATATGCAGTGTGCAGGTATGGTCGTCATTAACATGATTTCTTTGGTAAATATGCTGTTTGATGGTTCAAATCTCTATTTGTAACAAATCGGtatcattttttcattatttttattagatctTGAACTTTCACCGGAACAAATTATGAACATGACACTTGCGAAAATTGAGGATAAGCTTCAAGGTAATGGAAGATCTCTTAAAGAGTTTGACAAGATGCCTTACCCAAGTTCGGACGTTATTGATGGCTTAGAGGATCGACTCCTACTAGATGAGCTGAACTTTGATGTCGATGCCCTAACTAAGGAGCTTAAGAACAACCTATCTGATATGAACATAGGTCAGAGAAAAGCATTTGATGTCATCATACAGGCAGTCAATGGTAACGCCGGAGGATTCTTCTTTGTTTATGGTTGCGGTGGTACCGGTAAGACGTATCTATACAGGACTCTATCAGCTGCAATTCGAAGCAAAAGGGGCATTGTACTGAATGTTGCATCCAGTGGGATTGCTTCTTTATTGCTTCCAAATGGACGCACAGCTCATTCAAGGTTTAAGATACCGCTGGAGTTGACAGAGGACTCAGTATGTTGCATTAAGCAAGGTACATCTTTGGCCAAGTTGATATGCAAAGCTAGACTTATTATATGGGATGAGGCACCAATGCTCAACAAACTTTGCTACGAAGCACTCGACAAGTGCTTTCGTGACATCCTGAGCTCAGAACCATATTATAATGCAGAATTACCTTTTGGAGGTAAGGTCGTGGTACTAGGAGGTGACTTTAGACAGATTCTTCCAGTCATTCCAATGGGCTCCCGTCAGGATATTGTTCATTCAGCTATCAATGCTTCGTATCTATGGCAACACTGTACTGTTCTAACCCTGACAGTGAACATGCGTTTAACTATTGGACCAACAGATAAAGCTGTGGATGATGTTATTGAGTTCTCAAAATGGCTGTTGGATATTGGGGATGGCTTGGTTGGGGATTCTATGGATGGGGAGTCAGAGGTGCATATTCATCCTGACATATTGATACATGATTCAATTCGTCCCTTTGATGATATGGTTGAGTTTGTATACCCTAACCTCTTGGCTAATATTACTCAGCCATCGTACTTTAAACATCGATCCATCCTTGGTCCTACATTAGAGGTGGTCAATGAGGTGAATACGCTCATAATGGATCGTTTGGAAGgggataaaaaattttatttaagctGTGATAGTTTGTGTGTTGAGGAAGGAAACATGGAGTCAGACTTGGACACAATTACACCGGATGTTCTTAATGCTATTAGCTGCTCTGGTTTGCCCCCACATCAACTAACTCTAAAAGTAGGTGTGCCAGTCATGCTATTGCGCAATATTGACCAGTCCAACGGTCTATGTAACGGGACAAGATTACAAGTACGGAAACTAGGAAATCATGTCGTTGAGTGCATGACGTTAACAGGAAACAAGGTTGGTCAGGTAGTCATAATACCGCGAATGGATATGATTCCTACCAACCAAGGTCTGCCGTTTAGGTTTCAGAGGAGACAATTCCCAATTATTGTGTCCTTCGCAATGACGATTAATAAGTCACAGGGACAAACTTTGACCACGGTTGGGTTGTACTTGCCAAGGCCAGTTTTTTCGCACGGCCAGCTGTATGTTGCACTATCAAGAGTAAAGTCAAAGAATGGACTCAGAGTGTTAATTCAGAATAATAAATGCAACGTGGCCACTTCGACTATCAATGTGGTCTACAGAGAAATATTCGGGAATATCCACTAGACAGTAAAATCGATAACTATTCACATTCATGTCATAGTGAAATCGTCAAATTGTTAGGCTATTACAGGCAATATCTACCTTCAAATTTGTCCTACTTGCTAATCTAATCTACAAAATAACTGAGAAAACTTATAACTCATACTTTGTGAAACACTGCTAAATGTAAGACACGAACATACATTTGTCATATTCTCAAAATAATTACTCGCGTATGATTTTCTAGACCGATGCCGTGCAACGCACGGGCTAATGCACTAGTGGGGAATTAAATGCCATCTTGAATTAGGGAAGAATGCTAGACGACCTTTACTAATTTGTCTATTAACTAGTGTTAAACTCGTGTAATATACGggcttattttttaattttatataataaataaaaaataatattttataattataaattttttaagtttaatataatattattattatcattatataataaacgtatttaatatgttattttatttttatttaaagtaaaatacaaataaaacggTTTAAAGTCTATAATATTCTTGAACCATAAGAAAAGAGacctgaaaaaataagaacatatataactgTAATAATAGCATATTAACTTTACATTAAATTGTATATTATAAGACTAATGAAAATTTATCAACAACCTAGTATTTTACTAATTTCATTAGAAAAGTAATTGGCATATGATGTTGTGCTCGATGTTAcacattttatttcaaatatgaaagtatagttaataaattagttatatctacgacaaatatttgtataaaagtgtaaatcataacatgttactaaaatgaaaatactattttcttatctaaatattattaaaaactttGTTGAACGCgacatttgttgttgatgagtTTGGATTACTGTCTTTATTTAGAATTAGAATGTTCAAGCAATTGCGACTCTTAATTCTtgacaaaataatataaagttGCCCCTTGGTAAACACTGATTTTGGCAAGTAAAGTCCTACATGCGATAATAATTGACCACAAATTGAAATACCTTGGTTtcaatgtttttcttttcatatGTAGTATCCCGTCAACCAATAATGTCTAAGTTGCATTCTAAATATGTTTTAGTTTGTTAACACTATTAGATATCAATAGTATCACAAACAGTTTTCTCAATTAATGACCAAACCTCGTTAATAGCTACAATGAATTTTCTATCGTCACAcagtaataaaatagaaaatatcttAGAAGTTAGGATATGTAATCCCATTAACTATCCTAATAGACTCATATGTTATgcattttttgaataattaacaaaattctcATATAGTAGATATCAGATGTACCCAGTGGAACATAGTTTAATCTCCCAATAAAATACTCTCTCTTGTGTGGAtattattccctttcttctattttataaaCAAATTGATTTGGAAACTTAGCATACTTAAAGTTTGACTTGCTTCAAATTCTTTGTTGGTCTCCCATCCATGTTAAGAACATCGTACCTTTTCCTTTCTCTTAATCAATGATTTTCTCAAGATTGTCATTGTCTTTAAAgatgatattttattttctaggtAAATAAAAGATTAATCTCATAACTGAATATCATAAACCAAAGTTCTCCATATAGCCTCCCGTATAGATAAATAcccataattataaaattatttaatctcataatacattttttaaatatattttatcttttatatttttaatattaacataccaataataacattttaaataaaaaaaataaaaaaatatttattcaccaaaaataattttttctcaacaaattaaaattcttccagaacaaaaaaaattaatattacaaaaatatttataacaaaataaaattaaaataataatctaaatagagaatactaaaataaataaatttaaatttatagaataaatcttaaaataaatctaaataaataaatttacatcgaaatcaatattaaaatttcTAGATTTCGTTTTACTAATTTAATACGTGtaagtatttatattaaaaaattaattataacttaaaaaataacaacaaaaaaaaatacaaaatactaaaataaataaattcaaatatatatacttacaatgaagttaatataaaattcaTAGATTTCATTTTACTCATTTATTATGTATAAgtgtttatatttaaaaaataataattgattatccATCATCTATTTCTCTTAACAAATTCATGAATCGAGTCACAAGAGCCCTCTTAACTGAgacatgtatttttttaaaaaaatttaaaaaatttaattatgaaaaaataacttaaaattaaaaagtaacaacttaaacaaataataataatttatgatttaaaagagtaatctgtaaataacttaaaattcaaACAATAACAAACTAagcaaataacttaaaatttaaaaaataaccacCCAAGCaaaatatcttaaaatttaaaaaataacaatctaaGCAAAACAACTTAAAGAAATAactaagtttaaaaaataacaacctcttTTAAAGATGACGTTTTGTTTCTGTTTTCAAATTTAAgctcttattattttattttcgaacTTGTTTCTAACTATTACTtgctttttgttattttgttactacttttaaattgttgattttattattaaacaactgtcttaattttaaaataatttataaataactttatttaaattagttcaataatattaagatttaaatatctaactacCTTGTTAATTCG encodes the following:
- the LOC107466243 gene encoding uncharacterized protein LOC107466243 — translated: MTLAKIEDKLQGNGRSLKEFDKMPYPSSDVIDGLEDRLLLDELNFDVDALTKELKNNLSDMNIGQRKAFDVIIQAVNGNAGGFFFVYGCGGTGKTYLYRTLSAAIRSKRGIVLNVASSGIASLLLPNGRTAHSRFKIPLELTEDSVCCIKQGTSLAKLICKARLIIWDEAPMLNKLCYEALDKCFRDILSSEPYYNAELPFGGKVVVLGGDFRQILPVIPMGSRQDIVHSAINASYLWQHCTVLTLTVNMRLTIGPTDKAVDDVIEFSKWLLDIGDGLVGDSMDGESEVHIHPDILIHDSIRPFDDMVEFVYPNLLANITQPSYFKHRSILGPTLEVVNEVNTLIMDRLEGDKKFYLSCDSLCVEEGNMESDLDTITPDVLNAISCSGLPPHQLTLKVGVPVMLLRNIDQSNGLCNGTRLQVRKLGNHVVECMTLTGNKVGQVVIIPRMDMIPTNQGLPFRFQRRQFPIIVSFAMTINKSQGQTLTTVGLYLPRPVFSHGQLYVALSRVKSKNGLRVLIQNNKCNVATSTINVVYREIFGNIH